Proteins encoded in a region of the Campylobacter geochelonis genome:
- the lptE gene encoding LPS assembly lipoprotein LptE — protein sequence MRRILAIVFVIFVVGCGYRPVARVADSILADSVFVDVVMSKTDPQNTVAIKDAVREGIVSRLHRRLAPKQSAQSYIIASIKSLSFTALTYDQYGYITSYRANLTINFQTKLKDGSVVNLSGSGDHDFRVTRLVKSSRDTSSVISDKDRYDAIQNASTQAFDEFVAALSVKAMQKEKLDEH from the coding sequence ATGAGGCGAATTTTAGCGATTGTTTTTGTGATTTTTGTTGTTGGGTGCGGGTATAGACCAGTTGCTAGAGTGGCTGATAGTATTTTAGCTGATAGCGTTTTTGTTGATGTTGTGATGAGTAAAACCGACCCGCAAAATACAGTTGCGATAAAAGATGCCGTTAGAGAGGGCATAGTTTCTAGACTTCATAGAAGACTTGCCCCAAAACAAAGCGCACAAAGCTATATAATCGCCTCTATAAAATCTCTTAGCTTTACTGCGCTAACATACGATCAATACGGTTATATAACAAGTTACCGTGCAAATTTAACTATAAATTTCCAAACTAAACTAAAAGATGGAAGCGTTGTGAATTTAAGCGGAAGTGGAGATCATGACTTTAGGGTAACTAGACTTGTAAAAAGTAGCCGTGACACAAGTAGTGTTATCAGCGATAAAGATAGATATGATGCGATACAAAATGCCTCCACGCAAGCATTTGATGAGTTTGTCGCAGCACTTAGTGTAAAAGCTATGCAAAAAGAAAAATTAGACGAGCATTAA
- a CDS encoding Mur ligase family protein, which translates to MPRAFKSIKDKLSLKPIIHIVGTNGKGSTGRFLAQLIENLGFSVGHYTSPHIFKFNERFYLNGHDASDDELENAHEILQNLLNDEFKNSLSYFEYATFLAAVLFKNCDYVIFEAGMGAQFDATNVFEKRLSLFTPIGLDHTDMLGKNIEEISYTKLISMDKMAILNDSMNEISVSIAKDIAVKKGTNLKFAKDVLDSKDIEDIKKYGVKFSLANFQISNLSLSTAALKSLNLKPKFDGLKRLNLVGRIQKITPNLTIDVGHNELAAQNILKEFDGKKVVLIYNAFLDKDYKAVLKTLKPIIKRVEIYTYKSTQRKLATEFLEDMLLKEGIEFTKFKKLHENQNYLLFGSFMLVEEFLRRELGKENLC; encoded by the coding sequence ATGCCGCGCGCTTTTAAAAGCATAAAAGATAAGCTAAGTTTAAAGCCTATTATCCACATTGTTGGCACAAACGGCAAGGGAAGTACTGGGCGGTTTTTAGCTCAGTTAATTGAAAATTTGGGCTTTAGCGTTGGACACTATACATCTCCGCATATTTTTAAATTTAACGAGCGATTTTATCTAAACGGACACGATGCGAGCGATGATGAGCTTGAAAATGCTCATGAAATTTTACAAAATTTATTAAATGATGAGTTTAAAAACTCGCTTTCATACTTTGAGTATGCGACATTTTTAGCTGCGGTTCTTTTTAAAAATTGCGATTATGTTATCTTTGAAGCTGGTATGGGAGCGCAGTTTGATGCGACAAATGTTTTTGAAAAACGCCTATCTCTTTTTACTCCAATCGGACTTGATCACACCGATATGCTTGGCAAAAATATTGAAGAGATAAGCTATACAAAACTTATAAGTATGGATAAAATGGCTATTTTAAACGATAGTATGAATGAAATTTCAGTTAGTATCGCAAAAGATATAGCAGTGAAAAAAGGAACAAATTTAAAATTTGCAAAAGATGTTTTAGATAGTAAAGATATAGAAGATATCAAAAAATATGGGGTTAAATTTAGCCTTGCGAATTTTCAAATTTCAAATTTATCCCTTAGCACAGCAGCGCTAAAATCGCTAAATTTAAAACCTAAATTTGATGGTTTAAAAAGGCTAAATTTAGTTGGACGCATTCAAAAAATAACTCCAAATTTAACCATAGATGTCGGACACAACGAGCTAGCTGCACAAAACATTTTAAAAGAATTTGATGGCAAAAAAGTAGTTTTGATTTACAACGCCTTTTTAGATAAAGACTACAAAGCTGTTTTAAAAACTCTTAAACCGATTATAAAAAGGGTTGAAATTTATACCTATAAAAGCACTCAAAGAAAGCTAGCTACCGAGTTTTTAGAAGATATGCTTTTAAAAGAGGGGATAGAATTTACTAAATTTAAAAAATTGCACGAAAATCAAAACTATCTCTTGTTTGGCTCTTTTATGCTTGTAGAGGAGTTTTTAAGGAGAGAGCTTGGTAAAGAAAACTTATGTTAG
- a CDS encoding M23 family metallopeptidase, with amino-acid sequence MVKKTYVRLIDEDGTKSYEFSQNFRRNLKLFSFFGLFLFCALVIVIFFFYRQNANLKELSKKLYIQNTELVRQSSKLLEDKNELLKQNDVNDEMVSDLKIALALGNVSNSLKESDEDTDKIVLEDSLQKQFLRSVPNGWPILNKGVTDNYGMRVHPISKSELFHHGIDLRAKEGTPIYATADGFVEYATNSSSGYGYLVIISHNFGFKTRYGHMLNKDVVKVGQWVKRGELIGYSGNTGYSTGPHLHYEVRFLERTLDPINFINFDNIFINERKIPWQGLLKAIAEFNS; translated from the coding sequence TTGGTAAAGAAAACTTATGTTAGGCTTATCGATGAAGATGGAACGAAAAGCTACGAATTTTCTCAAAATTTTAGAAGAAATTTAAAACTATTCTCCTTTTTTGGACTTTTTTTATTTTGTGCGTTAGTGATAGTTATCTTCTTTTTTTATAGACAAAATGCAAATTTAAAAGAGCTTTCAAAAAAATTATATATACAAAATACAGAGTTAGTTCGCCAAAGCAGCAAACTTTTAGAAGATAAAAATGAACTTTTAAAGCAAAATGATGTAAATGATGAGATGGTAAGTGATCTTAAAATCGCACTTGCTCTTGGAAATGTTTCAAATTCTTTAAAAGAAAGCGATGAAGATACGGATAAAATCGTGCTTGAAGATAGCTTGCAAAAGCAGTTTTTGCGTAGCGTGCCAAATGGTTGGCCGATTTTAAACAAGGGCGTAACTGATAACTATGGTATGAGAGTTCATCCCATTAGCAAAAGTGAACTTTTCCATCATGGTATCGACTTAAGAGCTAAAGAGGGAACGCCCATTTATGCGACAGCAGATGGTTTTGTCGAGTATGCGACAAACTCTTCAAGCGGATATGGATATCTTGTTATCATTTCGCATAATTTTGGGTTTAAAACCAGATATGGACATATGCTAAACAAAGATGTTGTCAAAGTCGGTCAGTGGGTAAAAAGAGGCGAGCTTATAGGATATAGCGGAAACACGGGCTATAGCACAGGTCCTCATCTTCACTACGAAGTGCGGTTTTTAGAGCGCACGCTAGATCCGATAAATTTTATAAATTTTGATAATATTTTTATAAACGAAAGAAAAATCCCATGGCAAGGGCTTTTAAAGGCTATTGCTGAATTTAATAGCTAA